A stretch of the Haloarcula ordinaria genome encodes the following:
- the glpR gene encoding HTH-type transcriptional regulator GlpR codes for MTTPETRRRSITELVTKHGGLSVEELASRLDVSESTIRRDLRNLADRNLVERTHGGVVPVTNVGIEHSFNRRLIQHLERKQAIADRAVEEISEGHVVYFDAGTTTMQVAKAAPGDDSTIAVTSSPLLLLELSKSDGTVKMTGGEYRPETKALVGPTTEDYIRNSNFDLAFIGVNGIEPDGMLSAPNESEAKIKRLVVEHSARTVVVTVGEKFGEQSFRRFGSIDDIDLLITDETVPDDYRDLFEDTELVEGVFEARTHD; via the coding sequence GTGACGACGCCGGAGACGCGTCGTCGGTCCATCACCGAGCTAGTCACGAAACACGGCGGGCTCTCCGTCGAGGAGTTGGCGAGCCGCCTCGACGTCTCGGAGTCGACCATCAGACGCGACCTCCGGAACCTCGCCGACCGGAACCTCGTCGAGCGAACGCACGGGGGCGTCGTTCCGGTGACGAACGTCGGTATCGAACACTCGTTCAACCGCCGGCTCATCCAGCACTTAGAGCGCAAACAGGCGATCGCCGACCGCGCCGTCGAGGAGATCTCCGAGGGACACGTCGTCTACTTCGACGCCGGGACGACGACGATGCAGGTCGCCAAGGCGGCCCCGGGCGACGACTCGACCATCGCCGTCACGAGCTCGCCCCTGCTGTTACTCGAGCTGTCGAAATCGGACGGGACAGTGAAGATGACCGGCGGGGAGTATCGACCAGAGACGAAAGCGCTGGTCGGACCGACGACCGAGGACTACATCCGGAACTCCAACTTCGACCTCGCCTTCATCGGCGTCAACGGCATCGAACCCGACGGGATGCTGTCGGCCCCGAACGAATCCGAAGCGAAGATCAAACGGCTCGTCGTCGAGCACTCGGCACGGACCGTCGTCGTCACTGTCGGTGAGAAGTTCGGCGAGCAGAGCTTCCGCCGCTTCGGGTCGATCGACGATATCGACCTCCTCATCACCGACGAGACCGTGCCCGACGACTATCGCGACCTGTTCGAGGACACGGAGCTGGTCGAGGGCGTCTTCGAGGCCAGGACGCACGACTGA
- a CDS encoding cyclase family protein, protein MFDSNDVIDLTNPIREQIPVWPSFPPVELEQTSIAARDGFTMERLEMRSHTATHIDAPAHFIPEGKTLDDFSIDRFMGEGVVIDLTPKEPEEAITREDIEAYEAEIQPGDVLMLHTGWDEYYGQTPEYLFEFPYLTGEAAEYIASLEPKAVGTEGASVGGWYGEVDAHGPSTDVHPADSHLPLLENDIIPIEELRNLDQVLDGAESRRADFFFTPLNVQGTGGCSVRAFAMV, encoded by the coding sequence ATGTTCGATTCGAACGACGTCATCGACCTGACCAACCCCATCCGCGAGCAGATTCCCGTCTGGCCGAGTTTCCCACCCGTCGAACTCGAACAGACCTCGATCGCCGCGCGCGACGGCTTCACGATGGAGCGACTGGAGATGCGCAGTCACACGGCGACACACATCGACGCCCCGGCGCACTTCATCCCCGAGGGGAAGACGCTCGACGACTTCTCCATCGACCGGTTCATGGGCGAGGGCGTGGTCATCGACCTGACGCCGAAGGAGCCGGAGGAGGCGATTACGCGTGAAGACATCGAGGCCTACGAGGCCGAAATCCAGCCCGGCGACGTCCTCATGCTCCACACCGGCTGGGACGAGTACTACGGGCAGACGCCGGAGTACCTCTTCGAGTTCCCCTACCTGACCGGCGAGGCCGCGGAGTACATCGCCTCGCTCGAACCGAAGGCAGTCGGAACCGAGGGCGCGAGTGTCGGCGGCTGGTACGGCGAGGTCGACGCGCACGGCCCCTCGACCGACGTCCACCCCGCGGACTCGCATCTCCCGCTGCTCGAGAACGACATCATCCCCATCGAGGAGCTGCGGAACCTCGACCAGGTCCTTGACGGCGCGGAGAGCAGGCGCGCGGACTTCTTCTTCACGCCGCTCAACGTTCAGGGGACCGGCGGCTGTTCGGTGCGTGCCTTCGCGATGGTGTAA
- a CDS encoding PfkB family carbohydrate kinase: protein MAPTDYPDAQTRDAVVACQEQLPPESSGGDVVFGFDGYVDNVRQAGTNAGSSESERITTLSELGEEIVESAAADSSLAISWERHGQRTGGHVSHLSRAYQTLGFDPTMVGMCGDPVRDIFAEEFDGCTMYSLGDPGITDAIEFNDGKLMLMESGGAATLDWETIESRVGVETLADELDGAKLLGMGYWAMIPELAGILDSLRETVLPKLTDPPERVLLDPANIRETDPEILEATVAATGRLAAEVDVTVSANRYETKELASVLGGHTGEDLVEDAQVAYDALDVDRFVGHSVSQSVVVSEDGTKSVDVTPVESPALTTSAGDHFNAGLSLGLVEGVPEHAAVALGNALAREFVRTGETPSYDDVVAAIESYDEQFAE from the coding sequence ATGGCGCCGACTGACTACCCGGATGCCCAGACGCGGGACGCGGTGGTCGCGTGTCAGGAGCAGCTGCCGCCCGAGTCCAGCGGCGGCGACGTGGTCTTTGGCTTCGACGGGTACGTCGACAACGTCCGACAGGCCGGGACGAACGCCGGTTCCTCAGAGAGCGAACGGATAACCACGCTGAGCGAGCTCGGCGAGGAGATCGTGGAGTCGGCGGCGGCCGACAGCTCCCTGGCCATCTCGTGGGAGCGCCACGGGCAGCGGACGGGCGGCCACGTCAGCCATCTCTCGCGCGCCTACCAGACCCTCGGGTTCGACCCGACGATGGTCGGGATGTGTGGCGACCCGGTGCGCGACATCTTCGCCGAGGAGTTCGACGGGTGTACCATGTACTCGCTGGGCGACCCCGGCATCACCGACGCCATCGAGTTCAACGACGGGAAGCTCATGCTGATGGAGAGCGGCGGTGCGGCGACGCTCGACTGGGAGACCATCGAGTCACGCGTCGGCGTCGAGACGCTTGCCGACGAACTCGACGGCGCGAAGCTGCTCGGGATGGGCTACTGGGCGATGATTCCCGAGCTGGCGGGCATCCTCGACAGCCTTCGCGAGACGGTGTTGCCGAAACTGACGGACCCGCCGGAGCGCGTCCTGCTCGACCCGGCGAACATCCGCGAGACCGACCCCGAGATACTCGAAGCGACCGTCGCGGCGACGGGACGGCTCGCCGCCGAGGTCGACGTGACGGTCTCGGCGAACCGCTACGAGACGAAAGAACTCGCGTCCGTCCTCGGCGGCCACACGGGCGAAGACCTCGTCGAGGACGCGCAGGTCGCGTACGACGCCCTCGACGTCGACCGGTTCGTCGGCCACAGCGTCAGCCAGTCGGTCGTCGTGAGCGAGGACGGAACGAAGAGCGTCGACGTCACCCCCGTCGAGTCGCCGGCCCTGACGACGAGCGCCGGCGACCACTTCAACGCGGGGCTGTCCCTCGGGCTCGTCGAGGGCGTTCCGGAGCACGCCGCCGTCGCACTGGGCAACGCCCTCGCCCGTGAGTTCGTGCGGACCGGTGAGACGCCATCGTACGACGACGTCGTCGCGGCCATCGAGTCCTACGACGAGCAGTTCGCGGAATAA
- a CDS encoding DUF362 domain-containing protein: MEFEFPDRARLEGANDAELSDLPRAYRVSCVRDHPTVDDVTAASVDALADIPELDDLEPGSSVGITAGSRGIEVMPEVLEAIVSELQSRELEPFIFPAMGSHGGATPEGQRETLETLGVTAESVGCEIRSSLDVEQVGSDSTGRPVFAAEDALDADAVLLVNRIKLHTDFEGDVESGLCKMAVVGLGKQRGADNMHNAALDRGFHEVIPEWAGILVEETPIVGGVGIIENAAEEAAEIHGVAASELLEREPELLERSKEHFPELPVDDLDLLVVDAMGKEISGTGLDTNVIGRVRFHNQVEVDEPRITRIYVRSLTPASHGNALGVGLADLVHQDLASEIDFEDTYVNIVTSGETNRAKLPFVVPSDATAFVLSASMTGVASASDLRIARIESTMEPGELWVSEPVAEELDDREDIEVHDDGPWRFDEDGELAMEWD, translated from the coding sequence ATGGAGTTCGAGTTTCCAGACCGCGCCCGTTTGGAGGGGGCCAACGACGCCGAACTGTCCGACCTCCCCCGCGCCTACCGCGTGAGTTGTGTCCGGGACCATCCCACGGTGGACGACGTCACCGCCGCCTCGGTCGACGCGCTGGCCGATATTCCCGAACTCGACGACCTCGAACCGGGGAGCAGCGTCGGTATCACCGCGGGTAGCAGAGGCATCGAAGTCATGCCCGAGGTCCTCGAAGCGATTGTCTCTGAACTGCAGTCCCGCGAGCTCGAACCGTTCATCTTCCCCGCGATGGGCAGTCACGGCGGCGCGACGCCCGAGGGCCAGCGCGAGACGCTCGAGACGCTCGGCGTCACGGCCGAGTCCGTCGGCTGTGAGATTCGCTCGTCGCTCGACGTCGAACAGGTGGGCAGCGACTCGACCGGTCGGCCCGTCTTCGCCGCCGAGGACGCGCTCGACGCTGACGCTGTCTTGCTCGTCAACCGTATCAAACTGCACACGGACTTCGAGGGCGACGTCGAGAGCGGGCTCTGCAAGATGGCCGTCGTCGGACTGGGCAAGCAACGCGGCGCCGACAACATGCACAACGCCGCGCTCGACCGCGGGTTCCACGAGGTCATCCCGGAGTGGGCCGGCATCCTCGTCGAGGAGACGCCCATCGTGGGCGGCGTGGGCATCATCGAGAACGCCGCCGAGGAGGCCGCCGAGATCCACGGCGTCGCCGCGTCGGAGCTGCTGGAGCGCGAGCCCGAACTGCTCGAACGCTCGAAAGAGCACTTCCCCGAACTCCCGGTCGACGACCTGGACCTGCTCGTCGTCGACGCGATGGGCAAGGAGATAAGCGGGACCGGTCTCGACACCAACGTCATCGGCCGGGTCCGGTTCCACAACCAGGTCGAGGTCGACGAGCCCAGGATTACCCGCATCTACGTGCGGTCGCTGACACCAGCGTCCCACGGGAACGCCCTGGGGGTGGGCCTCGCCGACCTCGTCCACCAGGACCTCGCGTCGGAGATCGACTTCGAGGACACGTACGTCAACATCGTGACCAGCGGCGAGACCAACCGGGCGAAACTCCCCTTCGTCGTCCCGAGCGACGCGACGGCCTTCGTCCTCTCGGCGTCGATGACCGGCGTCGCGAGCGCGAGCGACCTCCGCATCGCCCGCATCGAGAGCACGATGGAACCCGGCGAGCTGTGGGTCTCCGAACCGGTCGCCGAGGAACTCGACGACCGCGAGGACATCGAGGTCCACGACGACGGTCCGTGGCGGTTCGACGAGGACGGCGAACTCGCGATGGAGTGGGACTGA
- a CDS encoding PstS family phosphate ABC transporter substrate-binding protein: MAHDSNRLSDRVSRRKFIATTGAAGVATVAGCSSGDGGSGGSSDGSSSDGGSSDGGSSEETEAEMDESADSSDDSGSSSGSISPLESGGSSTVYPIMNSAASYWNANRPASDSEYWPHGEYDIDTDLNLADYWGSLYGFEPGEDGDPPFNFTVGLSHSGTGVEKVMNGQHDIGNSSGNVEDELPDRDSYDDFVDHVVGVDGQPLVVSQEIADAGVEQITGDELKGLYKGRITNWSELGGPDREIQVLGRVKGSGTRTSFVSNVFGNPEEDTTVANRYGQNQRLAQAIAQADNAISYLALAFINTQGIAPIALEWEGTTYAYQDDENGLDSTAYPLSRDLHCYTWQGTSEKEAAVINMVLNDFGQDIFVAPNNYFTLGARRQEEQMAKLPDQV, encoded by the coding sequence ATGGCGCACGACTCAAACCGTCTCTCGGACCGCGTATCGCGGCGCAAGTTCATCGCGACGACTGGTGCGGCCGGCGTCGCAACTGTTGCAGGTTGTTCTAGCGGTGACGGCGGCTCCGGTGGCAGCTCCGACGGCAGCAGTTCCGATGGCGGTAGTTCCGACGGGGGCAGTTCAGAGGAGACAGAGGCGGAAATGGACGAATCGGCCGACAGCTCCGACGATTCGGGCAGCTCCTCCGGGAGCATCTCGCCGCTCGAATCGGGTGGTTCGTCGACGGTCTACCCAATCATGAACTCGGCCGCGTCGTACTGGAACGCGAACCGACCGGCCAGTGACAGCGAGTACTGGCCACACGGCGAGTACGACATTGATACAGACCTGAACCTCGCCGACTACTGGGGCAGCCTCTACGGCTTCGAGCCGGGCGAGGACGGCGACCCACCGTTTAATTTCACGGTCGGCCTCTCTCACTCCGGGACCGGCGTCGAGAAGGTCATGAACGGCCAGCACGACATTGGCAACTCCTCGGGGAACGTCGAGGACGAGCTCCCGGACCGTGACTCCTACGACGACTTCGTCGACCACGTCGTCGGTGTTGACGGCCAGCCGCTCGTCGTCTCCCAGGAAATCGCCGACGCCGGCGTCGAACAGATTACTGGCGACGAACTCAAGGGCCTATATAAGGGCCGAATCACCAACTGGAGCGAACTCGGCGGTCCGGACCGCGAAATCCAGGTGCTGGGCCGCGTCAAGGGCTCCGGCACTCGAACCTCCTTCGTGAGCAACGTCTTCGGCAACCCCGAGGAGGACACCACAGTTGCAAACCGCTACGGCCAGAACCAGCGCCTCGCGCAGGCCATCGCCCAGGCCGACAACGCGATCAGCTACCTCGCGCTCGCGTTCATCAACACGCAGGGGATCGCGCCCATCGCCCTCGAGTGGGAAGGTACGACCTACGCCTACCAGGACGACGAGAACGGCCTAGACTCCACGGCGTACCCGCTCTCGCGTGACCTGCACTGCTACACGTGGCAGGGCACCTCCGAGAAGGAGGCCGCCGTCATCAACATGGTCCTCAACGACTTCGGACAGGACATCTTCGTCGCCCCGAACAACTACTTCACGCTCGGTGCCCGCCGACAGGAAGAACAGATGGCGAAGCTCCCCGACCAGGTCTAA
- a CDS encoding four-carbon acid sugar kinase family protein — protein MSRCVVVADDLTGSCDAGHEFATRDYDTSVVLGTQTDAEPRSDVAVYNTESRYADPEEAADRVRTVLEDSDPAVAYKKVDSTLRGNVRAEVDAATRAVDPALVVVAPAFPDNGRVTACGCHLVDGQLVTESPPGQDEERPPTHDSLPEVFASSEYPVEHVGVETVASGTAAVGDTFESLATAADGPVVVTCDAVTDSHLATLATAADDLDERCLYVGSGGLARHIAVPGTPSGAGVDVDRSRSVVGVSGSVAPETLAQVVAVASDQRRQLDLETAVTDPSEARADLAARGRESVDEHGGVLLHSADDPSDVDRALAAGERAGVDSAAVRRRVTDALAVGAAGVVGDGRASNLFLTGGETARAVFDSLDATALRMAGEAVAPGIPLATVEGGVADGAAVVTKAGGFGDEQAIIKSLARLGLRDE, from the coding sequence ATGAGCCGGTGTGTCGTCGTCGCGGACGACCTGACCGGGAGCTGTGACGCCGGCCACGAGTTCGCGACGCGTGACTACGACACCAGCGTCGTGCTCGGCACCCAAACAGACGCGGAACCGCGGTCCGACGTCGCCGTGTACAACACGGAGTCGCGCTACGCGGACCCTGAAGAAGCCGCCGACCGCGTTCGGACGGTGCTCGAAGACAGCGACCCCGCCGTCGCCTACAAGAAGGTCGATTCGACCCTCCGTGGGAACGTCCGCGCGGAGGTCGACGCCGCCACGCGGGCGGTCGACCCCGCCCTCGTCGTCGTCGCGCCGGCGTTTCCGGACAACGGGCGCGTGACGGCGTGTGGCTGTCACCTCGTCGACGGCCAGCTCGTGACCGAGTCACCGCCCGGCCAGGACGAGGAACGACCGCCGACGCACGACTCGCTCCCCGAGGTCTTCGCGTCGAGCGAGTACCCGGTCGAACACGTCGGCGTCGAAACCGTCGCGAGCGGCACAGCCGCCGTCGGCGACACCTTCGAGTCGCTGGCCACGGCAGCGGACGGCCCGGTCGTCGTCACCTGCGACGCCGTCACGGACAGTCACCTCGCGACGCTCGCCACAGCGGCCGACGACCTCGACGAGCGATGTCTCTACGTCGGAAGCGGTGGGCTCGCCCGCCACATCGCCGTTCCCGGAACCCCGTCCGGCGCGGGCGTCGACGTCGACCGCTCCCGGTCGGTCGTGGGCGTCTCGGGGAGCGTCGCCCCGGAGACGCTCGCACAGGTCGTGGCGGTGGCGAGCGACCAGCGGCGACAGCTCGACCTCGAGACGGCGGTCACCGACCCATCGGAAGCGAGGGCCGACCTGGCGGCTCGCGGGCGCGAGAGCGTCGACGAACACGGCGGCGTGCTCCTCCATAGTGCCGACGACCCGAGCGACGTCGACCGGGCGCTGGCGGCCGGCGAGCGGGCGGGCGTCGACAGTGCGGCAGTTCGGCGGCGAGTCACGGACGCGCTCGCCGTCGGGGCCGCGGGCGTCGTCGGTGACGGGCGAGCGTCGAACCTCTTTCTCACCGGCGGTGAGACCGCTCGAGCGGTCTTCGACAGCCTCGACGCGACGGCGCTGCGCATGGCTGGCGAGGCCGTCGCGCCGGGCATCCCGCTCGCGACCGTCGAGGGGGGTGTCGCGGACGGGGCGGCGGTCGTCACGAAAGCCGGCGGGTTCGGCGACGAGCAAGCAATAATTAAGTCCCTCGCTCGTCTGGGTCTTCGTGATGAGTGA
- the pstC gene encoding phosphate ABC transporter permease subunit PstC, with protein sequence MDDVRVTARETILGGDATEGSLLAVGASAVTLVALLLVFLFRPVFALPVFGAFVFVTAIGWTTYQAEIARLLTLLATVLTVLTVAFITIFLFSSALPAFLEHGFGLVLIPEKNGQARWFFWLEAVLPSDSTFWNPLSGAYSLIPMIWGTVLVTIIAGAVAGPLGIFGALFIAEVASDGLREVVKPGVEILAGIPSIVYGFIGFQVLNSFIQVNFLDDGASFLIAGLVVGVMALPTVVSVGEDALSSVPSAMGDGSVAMGATEWQTMKSISIPAAFSGISAGIILGLGRAIGETMAVAAIMASGTTFADPLFDIFDANATLTSLIATQYGSASESTIDVLFVAGVMLFVIVAGMSIVSQYIEQQMEAKLKGQQ encoded by the coding sequence ATGGACGATGTCAGGGTAACGGCACGTGAAACGATACTTGGCGGAGACGCCACCGAGGGGTCGTTACTGGCCGTCGGTGCCTCTGCGGTGACGCTGGTCGCGTTGCTTCTGGTCTTTCTCTTCCGACCGGTCTTCGCCCTCCCCGTTTTCGGGGCGTTCGTCTTCGTGACTGCCATCGGCTGGACGACGTATCAGGCTGAAATCGCCCGACTGCTCACACTGCTCGCGACCGTACTGACGGTCCTGACGGTGGCGTTTATCACCATCTTCCTCTTTTCGAGTGCCCTGCCCGCGTTCCTCGAACACGGCTTCGGGCTCGTGCTCATCCCCGAGAAGAACGGGCAGGCGCGCTGGTTCTTCTGGCTCGAGGCGGTTCTCCCGAGCGACTCGACGTTCTGGAACCCCCTCAGTGGGGCCTACTCGTTGATTCCGATGATTTGGGGGACCGTCCTGGTCACTATTATCGCCGGGGCCGTCGCGGGGCCGCTCGGTATCTTCGGCGCGCTCTTCATCGCCGAAGTCGCCAGCGACGGCCTGCGCGAGGTCGTCAAGCCCGGCGTCGAGATTCTCGCCGGTATCCCCTCCATCGTCTACGGCTTCATCGGCTTCCAGGTGCTCAACAGCTTCATCCAGGTGAACTTCCTCGACGACGGTGCGAGCTTTCTCATCGCGGGGCTCGTCGTCGGCGTCATGGCGCTCCCGACCGTCGTCTCGGTCGGTGAAGACGCGTTGTCGAGCGTCCCGAGCGCGATGGGTGACGGCTCGGTCGCCATGGGCGCGACCGAGTGGCAGACGATGAAGAGCATCTCCATCCCCGCCGCCTTCTCCGGCATCTCCGCGGGAATCATCCTGGGACTCGGCCGGGCCATCGGCGAGACGATGGCCGTCGCCGCCATCATGGCGTCGGGGACCACGTTCGCCGACCCGCTCTTCGACATCTTCGACGCGAACGCGACCCTGACTAGCCTCATCGCGACCCAGTACGGCAGCGCCTCCGAGAGCACAATCGACGTGCTCTTCGTCGCTGGCGTGATGCTGTTCGTCATCGTCGCCGGCATGAGCATCGTCTCCCAGTACATCGAACAGCAGATGGAAGCGAAACTGAAGGGGCAACAATGA
- the pdxA gene encoding 4-hydroxythreonine-4-phosphate dehydrogenase PdxA — translation MMSDRTPTVGVTMGDPAGIGSEVIVKSYPTLVESATVVVIGDASVLEDAADRFASDLTVRPVDSPLDAAGDPDVLPVIDLDNVTDHVYGELSKANGEASLEYIERAIELAQADEIDAMATAPINKQATKMAGSEYAGHTGMLADYTDTDDYSMMLIEDDLTVTHVSTHIPLREACDLDVDDVASTIAVTDEALRDLGIDEPSVAVAGLNPHASDGGLLGDEEAETIEPAVEQVTETGVDVTGPLPPDTVYVRAASGEFDCVVSMYHDQGHIPIKMLGFTGDGDAVSGVNVTIGLPIIRTSVDHGTAFDIAGEGIASEQSMIDAVSTAVKLAR, via the coding sequence GTGATGAGTGATCGAACTCCGACCGTAGGCGTCACTATGGGTGACCCCGCGGGCATCGGCAGCGAAGTGATCGTCAAATCGTACCCGACGCTCGTCGAGTCGGCGACCGTCGTCGTCATCGGTGACGCGTCGGTCCTGGAGGACGCGGCTGACCGGTTCGCGTCCGACCTGACGGTCCGTCCCGTCGACTCGCCGCTCGACGCGGCGGGCGACCCGGACGTCCTCCCCGTCATCGACCTCGACAACGTCACCGACCACGTGTACGGTGAGCTCTCGAAGGCGAACGGCGAGGCGAGTCTCGAGTACATCGAGCGGGCCATCGAACTCGCACAGGCGGACGAGATCGACGCGATGGCCACCGCGCCCATCAACAAGCAGGCGACCAAGATGGCCGGCAGCGAGTACGCGGGCCACACGGGGATGCTCGCTGACTACACCGACACCGACGACTACTCGATGATGCTCATCGAGGACGACCTGACGGTGACACACGTCAGTACGCACATCCCGCTGCGGGAGGCCTGTGACCTCGACGTCGACGACGTCGCCTCGACCATCGCCGTCACGGACGAGGCGCTTCGGGACCTCGGCATCGACGAGCCGTCGGTGGCCGTCGCGGGACTGAACCCCCACGCGAGCGACGGCGGCCTCCTCGGCGACGAGGAAGCCGAGACCATCGAACCGGCCGTCGAGCAGGTCACCGAAACCGGCGTCGACGTGACCGGGCCGCTCCCGCCGGACACGGTGTACGTCCGGGCCGCCTCGGGCGAGTTCGACTGCGTCGTCTCGATGTACCACGACCAGGGCCACATCCCCATCAAGATGCTCGGCTTCACCGGCGACGGGGACGCCGTCTCCGGCGTCAACGTCACCATCGGCCTCCCCATCATCCGGACGAGCGTCGACCACGGCACGGCGTTCGACATCGCTGGCGAGGGCATCGCCTCCGAACAGAGCATGATCGACGCGGTGTCGACGGCCGTCAAGCTCGCACGATAG